Within the Achromobacter spanius genome, the region GCATAAGCCGGTGGATTCCAACCTGCCGCTGCGCACCGAGATTCACGAAGCCACCTACGCCGACACACCGGGCGACTGCGGTGCACAGGTCGTCAAGGCCATCCTGCAATGGAAGCAGGCCCGCAAGCCGCTGGACCAATGCAGCGTCCTGCTGCGCGACGCGCATCAATCCATCGAAATCGAAAACGCCCTGATGAACGCCGGCGTGCAATACCGCACGCTGACGATGAAGAGCTACCTGCTGCGCGAAGAGATCCTGTTCCTGCGCGGCATGCTGGCCATCGCGCTTGATGACTTCCATCATGTCGCGGCCCCCGCCACACGCGAAGCCATCGTCGACGCACTGACCACCTTCGCCGAAGTACCGCTGACGCCCAAGGAACTGCAAGAGGCACAGACGACGCTGGCGAAAGAACCGTCCGCGCTAAAGCACTTTTTTACCGGCCAGATCCAGCGCGTCGGCAGCCCCGCCGCCCGCGCCCGCATCTCGGATGCGGTTTCGCACCTGCGCGAGCTATCAACCGACACCCCAGCCTACCAGGCCCTGGAAACCGTGCGCGACCTGATGGACATGGACAAGGTCGCCAAGCGCCTGTACGTGCATCCCTACGAGGCTTCCGTCGTCACCCGCTCGGTCAACGGCTTCATCGCCTCGGCCAAAATGTCGGGCAAGACCCTGCGTGAGTTTTCAGAATGGATTGGCGCGGCAGAAGCGTTTGTTGGCGCGCGGCCCGGCAAGAACACGGTGCAGATGGACTGCATCGTCAACGTCAAGGGCAAGGAATTCGAACACGTCATCCTGCCATTCATGGACGCCGACGCGTTTCCCGATCCGTTGCGTAAAGCGGGGGAAGAAGAGAATTTGTTTTATGTGGCAGCAACACGGACAAAGTCCCGCCTGACCATGGTGTCTTCGGAAGACACTGCGCGGCGTAGTGCGTTCATCGCGCGCATGCAGTTGGCGGCGACGCAGAAGCGCGCGGATACGGCGCTACGCCGGAACCTGGCCGCGCCGGTCAAGGCAGTGGGGCATCGCGACTTGAAGGTGGCGTACGCGAATAGGGACGTGGTCAAGGCGCTAGGGGCGCAATGGGACAAGACCCGCAAGGTTTGGTATGTGCCTAGCGGGGTGGATTTGGAGGCGTTTCGGGAATGGTTGGCGGAATAAGGAATTGGCCAAGGCATGATGCAGGGGTGGCAGCGGGATAGCACAGGGATGGCGCACAGGGATGTCACCGGTCGACGTAACGTAACGTTAAAGACCGCAACATGGCCGTCTTGAAAGCCAGTTTATGATGGCACCGTAGTGAGCACGCCCAAATGCGTTACTCTCCCCTCCCCAATCTATTCCGCAAGGAGCCCTCATGGCACAAGCCTCCGCCCGTCACATCCTCGTTTCCACCGAAGCCAAGTGCAACGAACTCAAGACCGCCATTGAAAACGGCGCTGACTTCGCTCAAGTCGCCAAGGAAAACTCCAGCTGCCCGTCGAGCCGTGACGGTGGCAACCTGGGCACCTTTGGCCCGGGCCAGATGGTCAAGGAATTCGATACCGTCGTGTTCAGCGCGCCGGTTGGTGAAGTTCAAGGCCCGGTGAAGACCCAGTTCGGTTATCACCTGGTTGAAGTGACCAGCCGCCAGGACTAAGTCCCGCCGCTGTAAGAAAAAAAGCCGCCGCCAGGGGAAACCCGGCGGCGGCCTTTTTGTGTCTGATGCTTCGGGTTCAGGTGCCCCACGCCGATCAATCTTTGCCTGTCATCACCCGGTGAGCCAGCGCGTCGGCGTCCAGTCCGGCGATATCGCGTTCGATCACCTTGACGCCGCCTTTCAGGATGGCGACCCGATCGGCCAGCGCGACCACGTCGGCCATGTTGTGGCTGATCAGGATTACCGTGCGCCCTTCTTCACGCAGCTTGCGCACCAGGTTCAGGACCAAGGCGGTTTCCTTGACGCCCAAGGCGGCGGTGGGTTCGTCCATGATGACCACGCGGGCGTCCCAGCGTAGCGCGCGGGCGATGGCAACGGCCTGCCGTTGGCCGCCCGACATGCGTTCGACGGGTCGGTCCATGTCGTCGATGGGCACCGACAAACGCTGTAGATAGCCGCGCGCCTGTTCGGCCATGCGGCGCTTGTCCAGCACCTGCAGCGGCCCCACGCGCCGTACTAATTCGGCGCCCATGAAGACGTTCTCCCAGATGGACAGGCGGGGCGCCAGCGCCAGGTCCTGGTAGATGGTGGCAATGCCCTGCACCAGCGCGTCGTGCGGCGAGCGGAAGACGACAGCGCGGCCGTTCAGGCTGAGCTCGCCACCCGTGGGTTCCTGCGCGCCCGAGATGATGCGGATCAGCGTGGATTTACCCGCGCCGTTGTCGCCGCAGATGGCCATGACCTTGCCTTCGGGCACGTCCAGGTCCACGCCTTTCAGCGCCTCGACGGCTCCGTATGACTTGCGGATCTGGCGTAGCGATAAGGCGGCGGTGATGGGGGGCATGCTGGCTGGGGTCATCGGGGTCATGCTGGCTGGGATTACACGCTGGCCCGCATTCACTTCGCGGCGGGTTGCAGAAACTTCTGCACGTTGGACGCATCGACCAGCACGGAATCCATGAACAGGTACGGGCCCGAGGCCACCTTCTCCTTGGGTTCCTTCTTGACGACGATGCGGTCAATGGATTCGATGGCGCTGGTGCCCAGTTGCTCGAACGGAATCATCATCGTGGCAGTGATCAGGCTGTTGGGATCAGCAATGCGGCGATAGGTTTCGGGGCCACCGTCCACCGACACCAAGGTGATGTCGCCCTTCTTCATGCCTTGCGATTGCAGCAGGTCGTCGATAACGTAGGCTTGTCCGTCAAATGATGCCCATACGCCCTTGAACTGGCCTTGGTGACGCAGGAACAGGGCTTGCATGCCGTTGCGCACGTCGTCGCGCCAGCTTTGGGTGCGGGCCATGCTGAACTTGGCCAGGTCTTTGACGGCGGTGTTTTCAGTCAGCACCGCGTCCAGCATCTTGCCGCGGATGCGCGTGCCCGAGTTGCCGTCAAAGCGCGCCGACAGGATGTTGCCCTGATAGCCCATCTTGCCCAGCAGGTACAAGACCGACTGCGCGCCCGTGGCGTATTCGTTGACTTCCACGTCGAACAGCATGTGCGGGCTGGCGCCGGACATCACGCCCACCACCGGAATGCCCTTCTCTTTGGCGGCCTGCAACTGGGCATCGGTTTCCACCGGCTTGCCCATCGCGATGACGATGGCGTCCACCTTCTTGTTGACCAGCGTGTCCAGTTGCTCGGCCAGCTTGGGCAGTGAGCCTTCGGCGTTCAGTTGCGTGACGGTCCAGCCTTTGGCGCGCGCGGCCTGCGCGGCCGCGTTGGCCACGCGGGCGTGCGTTTCGGACGACATCTGAAAGGCGACGATGCCGACATCAAAGGCATGGGCGGCGCTTGCGGCCAGCGCCTGCACGGCGAAGGCGCTGGCCAGCAAGGTGCGCTTGATCAATTGCTTCATGGTGGTTTCCCCTTTGGATCAGAATTTGAACGCCGCTTTCTTCAGCACGGCCGACGACACCGCAACGGATGCAATCATGATGAAGCCCAGCACGATGTCCTGCACGTAGTACGGCGCGCCCATCAGGACGAGGCCATTGCCCAGCACCTTCAGGATCAAGGCGGCCACCAGCGTGCCGACGATATTGGCGTGGCCGGGGTTGAACATCGTCATGCCCAGCAGCACGGCCGCGATGGCGTACAGGAAGTAGTCGCCGGCCATGTTGGGCGCGGCGGACGACAGGCTGGACGTCAGCAACACGGCGGCGATGCCGGCGCATACGCCCGACAGCGCCAGCCCGATGCTTTTCATGGCGCGGATGTTGATGCCGGCCAGGCGCGCGGATTCTCCGGCTTCGCCCGTTGCCGTCATGCGGGCGCCGGTACGCGTCCACTTGATAAGGAAATACGCGACCAGCACGATGCCCAACATCCACAGCACCAGCGCCGGGATGCCGAAAGGCTTGGCGCGGGCCAGGTCGGTAAAGGCGGTAGGCCAGCGGCCCACGTAGGACACGCCATCGGTCAGCATGAAGGCGAAGCCCCGCGCCATGGCGGCCATGCCTAGCGTGGCAATCAGCGACGGTACCCGCAGGCGCGTCACCGCGATGCCATTGGCCAGCCCGCACAGCAGGCCGACGCCCAGGCCCGCCGCGATGGCGACCACGACCGGTTGGCCCGTATGGACCATCGCGCCCGTGACGACAGCAGCCAGGCTGGCGACGTCGGCCACCGACAGGTCCAGTTCGGCCGTTACCAGCGCCAGCGTGAAACCGATGGCGATGATGGCCAGGAAGCTGGTTTCCTTGGCGATGTTCAACAGATTATTGGGCGCCGCGAAATTAGGGGCGGCGATTGCGAAGAAGCCCACCAGGGCCAAACCTGCGATTGCCGTGCCGTACTTTTCCAGGATGCCGCGCATCGACTCAACCCTTGCCGCGTTGGTGTTCGTTGTAGTGCAAGGGTTATCCACCACCTGCCGGGCGTTCGCGCCCTGATGGCGTAGCAGTTTATACCCGCGCAGTGCTGGACAGGGCCGCTTTGCCGCTGTGGCGCACTTAGGGTTTTTACGGCAAGCGCGTGCTGGCCAAGGCGTGCGACACCGGCGTCAAGGCGGCTTCGGCGGCGCGAAACTGGGCGTACATGCGGTGATAGGCGTTGCGGCGTGTTGCGTCGGGATCGTAGCGGCGCGCGGGTCGCGCAAGCGCGTCCTGCGCCTGCGCGAAGCTGGCGTAGCGGCCCAGCGCGGTCCAGGCGGCGGCGGCTGCGCCGATCACTCCAGGCTGATCCGCCTGCCCAACCACAACCGGGCGTTCACAGATATCGGCCTTGACCTGGCACCAGTGCGGGTTGGATGCAGCCCCGCCACCAAAACGAATTTCGGCAACCGGCGCACCCAACGCGGCTTCCGCGCGTTCCAGCACCGTGCGGTTCAAGAAGGCCACGCCTTCCAGCACCGCCCATGCCAGGTCGCCAGGACCATGCCGGCGGTTCAGGCCGAGGAAGGCGCCGCGTAATTGCGGGTCCCAGTAAGGCACGCGTTCGCCTTGAAGATAGGGCAGGAACAAGGCGGGCTGCGGGTCGCGCGGCGCGTCCAGCAAAACGTGCATGGCGTGGCCGACACTGGTCATGCCGCCTGCGTGTCCATCGGCGTGCTTGTCTGCGTGTTCGTCTGCGTGGCCGTCTGCGCCTTCACCTGCCTGCTCGCCCGCATCTCCGCCTGCGTCCGACGCTCCAAAGCGGCTCACCCCGCCCAGCAAGGACAGCAGCCACGCGACGGTGTCCGCGCCGTTCTGACCCGGCCCGCCAATCTGGTGATTACCATTGCCCCAGTTCACCGTCATCAGACCCGCTGCCTGCACCGGTTCCGCGCCAACCGCGCCAAACACTTCAGTGGTGCCCGAGATGTTGTAGGCGTACCCCGTCCGCAAGGCGCCCAGCCCGGCCACGGCCGCCCAGGTGTCATTCGAGCAGGCGATCACGCTACGTCCCGCCAAGCGCGCCAGTGAACCCGGCAGACCCGCCTGCACCGGGCCGACAACAGCCAAGGGGTCCAACAGCGGCGGCACCCAGGCGGGGTTGGCACCCATGGCCGTCAACAGGTCGGCTTGCGCTCCGTGCGCGCTGCCCGCCGCCGCCAGCCTGGCCATCGACACCGTGTCGCTGGCGGCCCGGCCGGTCAGGCGGAAGTTCAGGTAGTCCTTCGGTTCCAGCACGACGCGCACGCGCGCCGCGTCCTGTGGCTCGGCGTGCAGCAGCCACGCCACCCGCGCCCAGGGGTGGAACGCGTTGATCTGCGCGGTTTCGGGGTGGCCGGCAGGCGCACGCGCCAACCAGTGCGCCACGTCCGCCGCCGTACGCGTATCGCGCCAGGTAATGGCGGGTCGAATGGCGGCGCCGTGCGCGTCGATGAAGACTTGCGTGCGGGTAACGCCGCAGATGGCAACAGCGGCAATGGCGTCAAAGCCGGCCCCTGCCTGCCGGGCCAGCGTGTCGCACAGGGATTGCAGCCCGCGCCACCAGTCGTCTGCGTCAATCTCGTCCCAACCGGGGTGCGGGGCCGAGCCTGCCGGGCTGTCGATGACGCAGGCATGCGCGATGTTGCCGTCCACATCCACCAGCGCCGCCCGAAAGCGGGTGCCGCCCAAGTCCACGGCCAGCACGTAGCCGTGGGTAAGTCCAGGGGGTTGGGCGTGGAAGTGCGGGCGGTCTGACATAGTGGCCGATTGTATTTCAGCGTAAGGGTTTCCCCGGCGGCTTTCTGCCCCCGGCTTGGCGACACGGGCAATCACAAACCACGCTGCGCCGCAGCACCGGAAACCCTATCAGTTGATAATTTCTGTTCAGGTGACAAGGGCAAAGCCCTGCGACAGAATGGGCCGCACCCGGAGGAGACAGCCGGGGCCACGATAAAACGTCATACATCCCAGGCCCATGAAAAAACCCAAGAGCAATGTGATCATCACGTGCGCCATTACCGGTTCGGTGCATACGCCGTCGATGTCGCCCTATCTGCCCGTCACCCCCGATGAGATCGCGCAGTCGGCATTGGATGCCGCCGAGGCCGGCGCGGCCATCGTGCATCTGCACGCGCGCGATCCGCAGACGGGCAGGCCCACGCAAGACCCGGCGCTGTACGCGCAGTTTCTACCACGCATCAAGGCGCAAAACGATGTGGTCATCAATATCACCACCGGCGGTTCGCCCGTGCTGCCGGTCAGCGAACGCATGCTGCCGGCCGCGCAATTCAAGCCGGAGGTTGCGTCGCTGAACATGGGGTCGATGAACTTCGGCATGTATGAATTGCTGGAGCGCTTCAAGGAATTCAAGCACGACTGGGAACGCCCCTACCTGGAAAGCAGCAACGACCTGGTGTTCAAGAACACGTTCAAGGATATCGAGCACATTCTGTCGTCCTGCAATGACAACGGCACGCGCTTCGAGATCGAGTGCTATGACATCGGGCATCTGTACACGGCGGCGCATTTTGTGGATAAGGGGCTGTTGAAGCCACCGTTCTTGATCCAGTCCGTGTTCGGTATCCGGGGCGGTATCGGCACGCATCCCGAAGACGTGATGATGATGCGTCGCACGGCTGACCGGCTGTTTGGCGATGACTACCGCTGGTCGGTACTGGCGGCGGGGCGCAAGCAGACCACGCTTGCGACCATGGCGGCGACGATGGGCGGCTTTGTGCGCGTGGGGCTGGAAGATTCCTTGTGGGACGGCCCGGGCGAACTGGCACTGTCGAATGCAGATCAGGTGCGCCGCATCCGCCGCATTCTTGAGGACTTGTCGCTGACCATCGCCACGCCCGACGAGGCGCGCGAGATTCTGCAACTGAAAGGCCGGAACAACGTCGCGTTCTGACGACGACACGGCATCCACAATCAAACCCCAGGCGGGAGACAAACATGAAGAAAATCTTGAACGCGGCAGTGGCATCGGCCTTGCTGGCAATAGGCGGCGCAGCCGTGGCGGACGCCAACGTGATCCGTATCGGCTTCATCACCGATATGTCGGGCCTGTCGGCTGATGCTGATGGCCCGGGCGGGGCCGAAGCCATCAAGATGGCGGTAGCCGACATGGGCGGCGAGATCGCCGGCAAGAAGATCGAGGTGCTGGTGGCCGACCACCAGAACCGCGCCGACATTGCGTCGTCGCGCGCACGCGAATGGCTGGACCAGCGCGGCGTGGACATGCTGATCGCAGGCGCGAATTCGGCCGCCGCGCTGGCGATGGCGAAGGTGGCTGAAGAAAAGAAGACGCCGTTCTTCGTGGTAAGCGCGGGCGCGTCGGAACTGACCAACGCGCAGTGCACGCCGTACACGGTTCACTACGTGTACGACACGGTATCGCTGTCGCGCGGCACGGCGCGCGCCATGCTGAAGGAAGGCAATAAGGACTGGTACTTCCTGACCGTGGACCACGCCTTTGGCCACGCGCTGGAGCGCGATGCCTCGGCCGTGGTGCAAGCGAACGGCGGCCAGGTGAAGGGCCGCGTGCGCCATCCACTGAACGCGGCGGATTTCTCGTCATACATCCTGCAGGCGCAGGCATCGGGCGCCACGGTGCTGGGCCTGGCCAACTCGGCCTCCGACACCAGCAACGCGGTCAAGGCCGCCGCGGAATTCGGGCTGACGCCCACGATTAAGATCGCGGGCCTGCTGGTGTTGATCACCGACATCCACGCGCTGGGCCTGGCGGCCGGGCAAGGCATGTACCTGACCACCGCCTGGTACTGGGACCAGGACGATGCGTCGCGCAAGTGGGCGGCGCGCTTTGAAGAGCGCATGAAGAAGAAGCCGTCGATGCTGCAAGCCGGCGACTACTCCGTCACCACCACCTACCTGAACGCGGTCAAGGCCACCGGCACGACCGACGGCGAGACCATCATGAAGTGGGTGAAGGCCAACCCGGTGAACGACTTCTTCGTAAAGAACGCGACCGTCCGCGCCGACGGGCTGCTGGTGCACGACATGTACTTGATGCAGGTGAAAAAGCCTTCGGAATCCAAGGGCCCGTGGGACTACTACAAGCTGATCTCGAAGATTCCGGGCGACCAGATCTACACGTCGCCGCAGGAATCGAAGTGCCCATTAATGAAGCCCTGATATTGAAGCCGTGATGTTGAAGCCATGACACCTGCCCACCCCGAAGGAAATCGCATGAACCCGCAAGACCTGAGCGCCCTGCCGGTGGACCTGAGCGGCCGCCGCGTCATCGTTACCGCCGGCGCGGCGGGCATCGGCGCCGCGCTGGCCGACGCCTTCGCCGAGCGCGGCGCGAACGTCCACGTGTGCGACGTGGACGAAGGCGCGCTGTTTGAATGCCGCCATGCCAACAGCCGCGCCGACGTGAGCCGCCGTGAAGAGATTGACCGCTACATGGAAACCGCGCTGGCGCACCTGGGTGGCCTGGACGTGCTGGTGAACAACGCCGGCATCGCCGGCCCCACCGCCCGCATCACCGACATTCAGCCGGACGAGTTGGCCGCCACGCTGGACATCAACCTGGCGTCGCAATTCCATACGGTTCGGCATGCCGTGCCCGCGCTGCGCGAATCAGGCGGCGGCGCCATCATCAACATCAGTTCGGTGGCGGGGCGCATGGGGCTACCCTTGCGCACGCCCTATTCCGCCTCGAAATGGGGCGTGGTGGGGCTGACGCGTTCACTGGCGGTGGAACTGGGCGTTTACGGCATCCGCGTCAACGCCCTGCTGCCGGGCTTGGTGGCCGGCCCGCGCATCGACCGCGTGATTGCCGCGCGGGCGCGCGCGATGGGCCTGACGGTGGAAGAAGAAACCAAGCTGGAGTTGGCGGGCGTCAGCCTGCGGCAGTTTGTACAGGGCGCCGACATCGCGAACATGGCGCTGTTCCTGGCCAGCCCGTTTGGCGCGATGATCAGCGGCCAGGCGATCAGCATCGACGGCGACCTGCAATCTTTGCCGTGGCAGCCGCCGGCCGATTAAGGTTCGGTGCACCCGTAGCCCGTAGGCGGCGTGTCCGTGCGCCGGCATGCCGGGCTAGGCAATCAGTTGGATCGTCTCCGCAAAAACACCGGTGCGGCGCGCCTGGGCCGTGGCGTACAAGGCGCCCAGCAGCCGCTCGCTAAGCTCATGGTTCTGCGCTTCCTTGCGGGTGATCAGCACAAACTCGAACCACTGCCTCGACGCCAGCGGCACCGCGACGATGTCGGGGTAGACGGACACAATGTCCGACGCCGATATCGCGTTGACCAGGCTGATGCCTTTGACGGCGCGCACCGTGCCGGGCACCAGCGTCATATGCGCTTGCATGCCGGAGTCCAGCGCATCGGAATCGGTAATGTCGCCTTGCGCCACCACGTAGTCGGACCACAGCGGCTTGACGAAAGATTCGGGGGAAATGTCCGACACCGCCACCACGTCGCGCCGCGCCAAGGGGTGGTCGCGGTGCGCAATGGCCATGACGTCGGTGCGCAGGAATGTGGTGAAGTTCAGGCGCGGACTGTCGCGGCCCACCGCGCCCAGGCCGAAGTCGGCCCGCATGGTTTCCACCGCGCTTATGCATTGCACCGACGATTCCACGTCGATGGAAAACGGCCGCTTGCCGTGCTCATCCAGATGCCGCTTCACCGCTTCGGGCGCATAGACCAAGGCCAGCGCGGGCGACGAGGCCACGCGCAAGCCGCGCCCGCCAAACTTTTCAATGCTGTGCAGGGCTTCGTCGATGCGCACCAATTCGTCCAGCACGAACTTGGCTTCGGTATACAGGTACTGCCCGGCTTCGGTGGGCCGCAAGGTCTTGTGCGATCGGTCAAACAACTGCACGCCCGTAGCGGTTTCCAGCCGCGACACCGCATGGCTGATCGCGGGCTGCGTCAGGCTCATCACCTGCGCGGCCTGGCGCGTGGACCCGGTCATGACGACCGTATAGAAAATACGCAGGTCGTGAATATTGAAGTTGCGTTTCATGCCGCTATTGCGCCACCCGCTGTATTTCAGGCGTGACCCACTTGCCGTCCAACAGCGCGGGCTTGGGCCAGTAGTAGCGCAGGGTCACCATGAACGGGCCAGGCGGCGCGGGCAACCAGTTGGACTCCTTGCCCTTGCCCGGCGACTGCGACTGGATGTAGATCGTCAGCCCGCCATCGCGATCTTTCTTCAGCGACGGCAGCATGGGGGAATTGATCAGATAACGGTTGATCGGGTTGGGCGCCAGCAATTGTTCGGGCAACCGGTACATCGTCATCGACCAGAACGCATTCACGGGCGGCAGGCTGCGCGGCGCAAAGCGCAACGTGTACGCATAACGGCCATCCAGTTCCTGCCCCCGGCTGTCTTTTTCCAGCACGGGGTACAACGCTTCTTCGCGGCTATTGGCGCCGATGCCCATCTGCGTACCGGTCGCACGCGCCAGATAGTCGTTCTTGAGCTTGGCGCGGCTGCCGAACAGCCCATCGGTCTTGCCGCCCAGCGCCGCGCGATTCTTGTCGATGTCGTTCTGCGCCGTATGCATGCCTTCCTGCAAGGCGCGGCGCAGGCGCGGGTCCAACTGGTCAACGGGATAGGGTTGGCCGGGCTTGATACCGATGCTGGCAAGCCGTTCGCGCAGCCACTTTTCCGTGGGGTGGGTGGGCGCAAACTGAAGCAGAAAGGCCAGTTGGTTGTAGAACTCCAGCGACGTGCGCATCTCGTGCGGCGGCACGGGAGGAATCCAGTCGACGGCAGCGGGCGCGGGTGGCGGGCGGCGCTTGGCAAAGGACGACAGGGTCTGGATCTTGTAGCGCGCCTGGATGCGCTTGACGTTGTTCAGGTCCGCCGCGTTGAACAGTTGCGTGCGGCCGACCACGTTGACCAGTTCGGTTTCCGACTTGATCACCTTGGTGATGCCGCGCGGCACCTTGCCGTTCCAGCGCGGCCCCGCCACCAGGAAGTTGCCACCGCCGTTGCCGGTTTCGCGGCTGCCGATGTAGGCAAAGTTGTAGGTGTACAGGTCCATCAATTGCAGCACAAAGTAGCGCCGCTTTTCGATGGGCGGCACACTGATCACGACGGGCTCGGCACGCAGGTCCAGCATGGCGAAGGAATACGGCGTGTCCGCATTTGGCGTGACGAACGCGGTGTCCTCGGGCGTGAAGACGCGCGCGATGTTGTTGAAGGTGTTGGGCGGGCCTTTGTATTGCGGGTTGTTCTTGTCCAGGTTGAAGGCATACATGGTCTGGTAGCTGGCGACCATGGGCGTGCCGTACAGATACGCTTCGCTGGCAATGCTGCGCGCCTGTTGCGCGGTGACGCCTTGGATGCCCACCGACTGCGAACCCGTCGCCTCGTCGGACGACGTGAAGCTGCAGGCCGCCAGGTTTACGCTAAGCGCGGCGGCGGCCAACAGGCCCACGCGGCGGCGGAGCGCCGTGGACGCAAACCCGGTGCTACTTTGACGATCGCGCATAATTTGCTCCAACACCTGCATGTTGTTGGCAACGCCCGATTGGCGGCAGCGTCGCGGTCAAAAACAGCAATACCGCAGGCGATTCTGGCATATTTCCTGCCGATCCGCGCCGAGTTGATCCGGGCGGGGCACCGCGATCAGGCGTCGACTGCCTGTTCCCGATCCGCCAGGCTTTCCAGTTGCCTGGCCGTGATCGCCACGATGGCGCTTTCGGTGGCGCGCGCGTCGGTGTTCAGGTGCTGAATCAGGTCCAGCGTGGTGGAACGGCGGGTCAGCATCAGGCAGGTGACTTCGGCATCCACCACGCGCGTGGCATGCCAGCACCCTGGCCGCATGCAAACGCCCTGCCCTTGCGGCACGCGAAAGGCGGCAAGTGTGGCCAGGTCGGGGCTGCCGTCGGCGAGGCTTTGCGCCACCACCTGAATGATCGTGCCGGTCAGCGGCACGATGGCCTGCTGCGTCAGCAAGTGCTTTTCCAGGCTGGCGATTTCTGGGGAAGCGCTGCGGTAATTGACCCACAGCACCTCGGCGTCGCCACCCGCGCCGGTGTTGAACACGTGTTCCTGCCAGAAGTCCGTGGCGGGGTTGGAAAACAGCGGCATGCCGTTGCCATCCGGAATGGGCTTGCCCAACATCCAGCCATACGGCGTGAATGCCTGCGGCGTCAGATCATTGACTTCCAACTGCTGCTTGCTCGTCATGCAGAACCCTGTGATGGCTTGGGCGGCGTGCCGCGTTTGGGGAATTCGGTGGCGTAGTCGAAGTCGCCTCGGGCGATGGCATCCAGGATGGCAGCGCGCCGATCGGCCGCGCGTTTCAGGTTGGCGGCCGTGGGCTTGACGCGGATGCGTTCAACGCAATGCTGGCCCTTATACATGAAGCCGATCTCGATGGACGATTCCGACGCGGGTCTGACCCCCTCGAACCCCTGGCTCATCGTCTTTCCCGTGGTGATTGCGGATGGGCGACATGATAATCGCCTGATATGCATCGTCCAAGCGCGGCTTGCGTGAACACAGCGGGCAAGCATGGTTACGATGGCGGCTGGCCCTGCAAGGATGAACCCGCCAAGAACACCCCTATCAAGGATGCCCACCATGACGACTGATCTGTCATCGCATTATGTTCTGCTGGACGCCACTGGCGCCGCCGCCACGGTCAAGGGCGGCGACGAGTTCTGGTCGCAGCCGCCCGAGGCGCTGGACCGCTTCGGCCGGGGCTGGCTGGTGTCCGAATACACCTTCGCCAACGACTGGCCCCAATGGGAAATGCACCCCGAAGCCGACGAGATCGTGCGTCTGATGTCGGGCACGGCGGAGTTGCATCTGGAATGGCCGACGGGCCTGCAAGTGGTGAAGATGCTGGCCGACGACGCCTATGTCATTCCCAAGGGCGTGTGGCATACCGTCAAAGTGGTCGAGCCCTGTCGCATGCTGCACATCACGATGGGCGCGGGCACCCAGCATCGGCCGGTGTAGGGTTCAACCAGGCGCGCCGACCGTACGCACACGCAGGATCTCGCGGTCGTCGATGGGCCAATGCAGCACGGCGGACACAACCCCCAGCGCCATCGCGCCCAGC harbors:
- a CDS encoding ATP-dependent helicase; protein product: MTTNSPAPQFFPAGFVPTEEQTRIQTSRSRTSLVIANAGAAKTTTLALRIGEALTRGLPPEDILALTFTDEARQVLQTRLVDVGIAYNTARRVNVLTVEEYAQRVLAKVEDGKPEPLPSTREQQSYALFALENVAANNPQYADLLDIRTHNTAVSQFLDNLLKLKATMRIAPDDGADVLFIAESAGVTITDYLWAVEYERQRVDVFGYVDARGFFDATYDLARLLRSASDPREVLVPYKLVLVDELHDINEASFCIIEALLNVDVTYFVGVGDKDQVIYSHLGADESFLQTRIRASFPDCANFPLTMTYRHGPHLAYAMEAFKHKPVDSNLPLRTEIHEATYADTPGDCGAQVVKAILQWKQARKPLDQCSVLLRDAHQSIEIENALMNAGVQYRTLTMKSYLLREEILFLRGMLAIALDDFHHVAAPATREAIVDALTTFAEVPLTPKELQEAQTTLAKEPSALKHFFTGQIQRVGSPAARARISDAVSHLRELSTDTPAYQALETVRDLMDMDKVAKRLYVHPYEASVVTRSVNGFIASAKMSGKTLREFSEWIGAAEAFVGARPGKNTVQMDCIVNVKGKEFEHVILPFMDADAFPDPLRKAGEEENLFYVAATRTKSRLTMVSSEDTARRSAFIARMQLAATQKRADTALRRNLAAPVKAVGHRDLKVAYANRDVVKALGAQWDKTRKVWYVPSGVDLEAFREWLAE
- a CDS encoding peptidylprolyl isomerase, whose product is MAQASARHILVSTEAKCNELKTAIENGADFAQVAKENSSCPSSRDGGNLGTFGPGQMVKEFDTVVFSAPVGEVQGPVKTQFGYHLVEVTSRQD
- a CDS encoding ATP-binding cassette domain-containing protein, which encodes MTAALSLRQIRKSYGAVEALKGVDLDVPEGKVMAICGDNGAGKSTLIRIISGAQEPTGGELSLNGRAVVFRSPHDALVQGIATIYQDLALAPRLSIWENVFMGAELVRRVGPLQVLDKRRMAEQARGYLQRLSVPIDDMDRPVERMSGGQRQAVAIARALRWDARVVIMDEPTAALGVKETALVLNLVRKLREEGRTVILISHNMADVVALADRVAILKGGVKVIERDIAGLDADALAHRVMTGKD
- a CDS encoding sugar ABC transporter substrate-binding protein, with amino-acid sequence MKQLIKRTLLASAFAVQALAASAAHAFDVGIVAFQMSSETHARVANAAAQAARAKGWTVTQLNAEGSLPKLAEQLDTLVNKKVDAIVIAMGKPVETDAQLQAAKEKGIPVVGVMSGASPHMLFDVEVNEYATGAQSVLYLLGKMGYQGNILSARFDGNSGTRIRGKMLDAVLTENTAVKDLAKFSMARTQSWRDDVRNGMQALFLRHQGQFKGVWASFDGQAYVIDDLLQSQGMKKGDITLVSVDGGPETYRRIADPNSLITATMMIPFEQLGTSAIESIDRIVVKKEPKEKVASGPYLFMDSVLVDASNVQKFLQPAAK
- a CDS encoding ABC transporter permease — encoded protein: MRGILEKYGTAIAGLALVGFFAIAAPNFAAPNNLLNIAKETSFLAIIAIGFTLALVTAELDLSVADVASLAAVVTGAMVHTGQPVVVAIAAGLGVGLLCGLANGIAVTRLRVPSLIATLGMAAMARGFAFMLTDGVSYVGRWPTAFTDLARAKPFGIPALVLWMLGIVLVAYFLIKWTRTGARMTATGEAGESARLAGINIRAMKSIGLALSGVCAGIAAVLLTSSLSSAAPNMAGDYFLYAIAAVLLGMTMFNPGHANIVGTLVAALILKVLGNGLVLMGAPYYVQDIVLGFIMIASVAVSSAVLKKAAFKF
- a CDS encoding xylulokinase, translated to MSDRPHFHAQPPGLTHGYVLAVDLGGTRFRAALVDVDGNIAHACVIDSPAGSAPHPGWDEIDADDWWRGLQSLCDTLARQAGAGFDAIAAVAICGVTRTQVFIDAHGAAIRPAITWRDTRTAADVAHWLARAPAGHPETAQINAFHPWARVAWLLHAEPQDAARVRVVLEPKDYLNFRLTGRAASDTVSMARLAAAGSAHGAQADLLTAMGANPAWVPPLLDPLAVVGPVQAGLPGSLARLAGRSVIACSNDTWAAVAGLGALRTGYAYNISGTTEVFGAVGAEPVQAAGLMTVNWGNGNHQIGGPGQNGADTVAWLLSLLGGVSRFGASDAGGDAGEQAGEGADGHADEHADKHADGHAGGMTSVGHAMHVLLDAPRDPQPALFLPYLQGERVPYWDPQLRGAFLGLNRRHGPGDLAWAVLEGVAFLNRTVLERAEAALGAPVAEIRFGGGAASNPHWCQVKADICERPVVVGQADQPGVIGAAAAAWTALGRYASFAQAQDALARPARRYDPDATRRNAYHRMYAQFRAAEAALTPVSHALASTRLP